DNA from Nitrospinaceae bacterium:
GTCTTGAAGACCTCTGGAGATTTTAAACATGGCCGAGCGGGCGCTGGCGCCGGTGCTGATTATCGAGGACGAGCGGAACATTGCCGCGCTGGTGGCAAAGTATCTCGACAAGGCGGGCTTTGACGCCATCGTCGCGCACGATGGCGAGGTGGGCCTGGAGTACGTCAAAACCAGAAAGCCTGGCTTTGTGATCTTAGACCTCATGCTCCCCCGGATGGACGGCTGGGACGTGTGCCGCGAAATTCGCAAGACATCAGACGTGCCCATTCTCATGCTCACCGCGAGAGAGGAGGAGATGGACCGCGTACTCGGCTTCTCGCTCGGTGCGGATGACTATGTGGTCAAACCCTTCAGCCCGAGAGAACTCGTTGAGCGCGTCAAAGCAATTTTGCGGCGCGTGCGGCCAGGCCCCTCGCCAGCGACGAGCCCGCTTCGGGCCGGGGCGCTTGTCCTCGACCCCGGCAAGCACAAGGCCACCCTCGACGGCCAGACGGTCCCGCTCACCCCGTCGGAGTTCAAGTTGCTCGACAAGCTGATGAGCTCGCCGGGCCGCGTTTTCTCGCGCGACGACCTCATCGCGCATCTCTACATGCATGATGAAAGCGTTGTGGACCGGGTCATCGACGTGCACATCGGCAACCTGCGCCAGAAGATCGAGAAAAATCCTTCGCGGCCAAGCTATGTCTTGACGGTGCGCGGGGTGGGCTACAGCTTCACCGAGACCGACCCGGCCGAGACCAAGCCGGTCGAGACCGAGCCGGGAGGAGCGGGCGATGCGCAATAGCCTTTTGTGGAAATTGCTGGCGATTAACCTGCCCGTCATCGGGACGGTCATCCTCGTCGTCTGGCTGGCCATCGATTTTCTTGCCGCCGATTATTTTTCGGTGTTGATGGAGAAATATCATATCTCGCCAACGAGCTCGCACCAGATGTTCGTCGAGGCGATTAGAAGCTACCTCATTTGGGCGAGCCTGATTGCGCTGAGTCTCGCCGCCCTGCTCAGCTTCTACCTCACGCGGGCCGTGCTCAGGCCCCTCGGTCGCATCGGCGATGCGGCAGGCCGGGTGGCCGCTGGCGATTAT
Protein-coding regions in this window:
- a CDS encoding response regulator transcription factor; amino-acid sequence: MAERALAPVLIIEDERNIAALVAKYLDKAGFDAIVAHDGEVGLEYVKTRKPGFVILDLMLPRMDGWDVCREIRKTSDVPILMLTAREEEMDRVLGFSLGADDYVVKPFSPRELVERVKAILRRVRPGPSPATSPLRAGALVLDPGKHKATLDGQTVPLTPSEFKLLDKLMSSPGRVFSRDDLIAHLYMHDESVVDRVIDVHIGNLRQKIEKNPSRPSYVLTVRGVGYSFTETDPAETKPVETEPGGAGDAQ